The proteins below come from a single Candidatus Omnitrophota bacterium genomic window:
- a CDS encoding DegT/DnrJ/EryC1/StrS family aminotransferase gives MNKLPILDLKKQIAPIRRELDDAIKRIIDNTNFILGEEVRDFENAVQKYCKIKYAIGVSNGTDAIKLALLASGVKQKDKVLCPAFTYYATAGAIASMGAIPVFADIDPQTYNISVESIEKILKKDRRRKIKAIVPVHLYGQCADMDNILKIARKYKLKVIEDAAQSFGAEYLTCSGRQDKGKKSGTMGDCGCVSFFPGKNLGAFGDAGMVLTNSDIVAKRLKILRNQGNEDRYYHILLGFNNRMDTIHAAVLKIKLKYLDSWNRKRQENAEYLNANIKGSGIKIPSVPSYTTHIYHQYVLRMNSDSAKLIEHLRSKGIDSRVYYPLPLHLQKCFRYLKYKKGDFPQAEEASRETLAIPIYPDLTKEEMDYIITSIKEFFK, from the coding sequence ATGAATAAATTGCCTATATTAGACTTAAAAAAACAGATTGCTCCTATTCGCCGGGAATTAGATGATGCTATTAAACGTATCATTGATAATACCAATTTCATTTTAGGCGAGGAAGTGCGCGATTTTGAAAATGCGGTGCAAAAATACTGTAAGATAAAATACGCTATCGGGGTTTCTAACGGCACCGATGCTATAAAGTTAGCGCTTCTGGCCTCAGGTGTTAAACAGAAAGATAAGGTATTATGCCCTGCTTTTACTTATTATGCTACAGCCGGGGCAATAGCCAGTATGGGCGCTATACCTGTTTTTGCCGATATTGACCCCCAAACCTATAATATCTCTGTTGAGAGCATAGAGAAAATTCTTAAAAAGGACCGGAGAAGAAAAATTAAAGCTATTGTGCCGGTGCATCTTTATGGCCAGTGCGCTGATATGGATAATATATTGAAAATAGCCAGAAAATATAAATTGAAGGTTATAGAGGATGCTGCGCAGTCCTTTGGAGCAGAATACCTCACCTGCTCAGGCAGGCAGGATAAAGGTAAAAAATCCGGGACAATGGGGGATTGCGGCTGTGTGAGTTTTTTCCCGGGTAAGAACCTGGGTGCGTTTGGAGATGCGGGAATGGTTCTCACCAATAGCGATATTGTAGCAAAGAGGCTGAAAATCCTGAGAAACCAAGGGAATGAAGACAGGTATTATCATATACTCTTAGGATTCAACAACCGCATGGATACCATTCATGCTGCTGTCCTTAAGATAAAACTAAAATATCTTGATTCCTGGAACCGCAAGAGGCAGGAAAATGCCGAATATTTAAACGCCAATATTAAGGGTTCGGGCATTAAGATTCCGTCGGTGCCTTCATATACTACTCATATTTATCATCAATATGTCTTAAGAATGAATTCCGATAGTGCAAAGTTAATAGAGCATTTAAGAAGCAAGGGGATCGATTCGCGCGTTTATTATCCGCTCCCTTTACACTTACAAAAATGCTTCCGTTACTTAAAGTATAAAAAAGGGGATTTCCCGCAAGCCGAGGAGGCATCGCGCGAAACCCTGGCCATACCTATATATCCGGATTTGACAAAAGAGGAGATGGATTATATCATTACCAGCATAAAGGAGTTTTTTAAATGA